The following coding sequences lie in one Niabella agricola genomic window:
- a CDS encoding OmpH family outer membrane protein — MKRIKFLALALGMVVIGATTASAQKIGYVDIQGLVGALPEAQATQQKLEKWAQDSVGGEYSRLSDEIKEKDSLIKDPKTSPSIKKMAEEKLGQLQMQAANWQQYAQQMIQGKQAELFQPLFKKVTDAVRAYAKEKGYTYVLHDEVIFEAPQADNLSLPVAQKLGINVNQQQAPATGGAAPAAGGTKPAPKK, encoded by the coding sequence ATGAAACGGATAAAATTTCTTGCCCTGGCATTGGGAATGGTTGTTATTGGTGCAACTACAGCTTCCGCTCAAAAAATCGGTTACGTAGATATACAAGGACTGGTGGGTGCATTGCCCGAAGCACAGGCTACACAACAGAAACTGGAAAAATGGGCTCAGGACTCCGTTGGTGGGGAATATTCAAGACTCAGCGACGAAATTAAAGAGAAAGATTCACTGATAAAGGATCCCAAAACATCTCCATCAATTAAGAAAATGGCCGAAGAAAAATTGGGTCAGTTGCAAATGCAGGCAGCCAACTGGCAACAGTACGCCCAGCAGATGATCCAGGGAAAGCAGGCGGAACTTTTTCAGCCGCTGTTTAAGAAAGTAACCGACGCGGTACGCGCTTATGCAAAGGAAAAAGGATACACGTATGTACTGCATGACGAAGTGATTTTTGAGGCACCTCAGGCGGATAACCTGTCTTTACCAGTGGCTCAAAAACTGGGAATCAATGTAAATCAGCAGCAGGCTCCGGCAACCGGCGGTGCTGCTCCTGCCGCAGGCGGTACAAAACCGGCCCCAAAGAAGTAA
- a CDS encoding OmpH family outer membrane protein yields the protein MKQLVVLALGLFFTASAAVAQKYVIIDTRYIFDKMPEYKQVQTSVNTTAATWQKEIDLKQEVLDKAYDEYYSQESMLSVDARRKKEDELFKKERELRDLQKKRFGFEGDLFKKRQELMGPLQEKVNRAVQKLVIEKGYDLVLDKSEGKSIIFADPKLDKSDEVLKLLSVK from the coding sequence ATGAAACAACTCGTTGTGCTGGCCCTGGGCCTTTTCTTTACCGCATCTGCTGCTGTGGCTCAAAAATATGTGATCATCGATACCCGTTATATATTTGATAAAATGCCGGAGTATAAGCAGGTACAGACTTCTGTTAACACTACCGCTGCTACCTGGCAGAAAGAAATTGACCTGAAACAGGAGGTGCTGGATAAGGCCTATGACGAGTACTATTCCCAGGAAAGCATGCTGAGCGTAGACGCCCGGAGGAAAAAGGAAGATGAGCTTTTTAAAAAAGAACGGGAACTGCGCGATCTGCAAAAGAAACGCTTTGGTTTTGAAGGAGATCTGTTCAAAAAGCGGCAGGAGCTAATGGGACCGCTGCAGGAGAAGGTAAACCGGGCAGTTCAAAAGCTGGTAATCGAAAAGGGATATGACCTGGTTTTGGATAAAAGTGAGGGGAAATCCATTATATTTGCCGACCCGAAATTGGACAAAAGTGATGAAGTATTGAAATTACTTTCGGTTAAATAA
- a CDS encoding BamA/OMP85 family outer membrane protein, producing the protein MRFFIYKVCILSIFSFAVNHALAQVDTTPVTSVDPRLQEFLQSTTPREYVIADIKIKGATNLDSSIVLSVSGIQKGQQFMYPGSDIFSRAIRNLWKQQLFADVKVYVTHVDNEKVSVEIQVTERPRLGNFKFEGVKKTEIEELTKKIGLVKQRILSESVRQNIYQVVKTYFEDKGYYDIITNLDESKDPVYPNSTFLTIKINKGKKVKIDEVNFFGNESVDALKLKKQMKGTKERTRMSLYPSQYVSPYGPRQVYSFNEYMSDWGFLTGTKTLKVLDPYFRFKFFSSSKFNNKKYAEDKEKVIKYFNSKGYRDAQIIADTQVIRNNQMYVDLKVNEGHKYYFGDITWKGNSKFSDTVLNSILGINKGDIYDATVLNKKLGLEPSQDVYDITTLYNDDGYLFFNVTPVETKIYNDTIDHEIRIQEGPIARIKNVVIMGNERTKDHVIRRELRTIPGELFSRTDLMRSIRELNALNYFETESINPQPVPNQADGTVDINWKLKEKSSDQLELSAGWGGGIGLTGTLGVTFNNFSIRNIWKKEAWDPLPVGDGQKLSLRVQSNGRVYRSYNFSFTEPWLGGKKRTSLTLGYNNTKYNASFYDPYRSGGYRFSKDTSLTVNGISVGLGKVLKWPDDYFTIGYTVAYTRYKVKKMGYQYGLPFNDGVSNNLSFKLSLSRSSVSDPIFPRSGSEITASVQATPPYSAFKSSVAMADSAQYKNVEYHKWRFGAQWYVPLGRPKGEDKNRQFVLKLAAKYGFMGRYNKNLNYSPFERFQLGDAGMSNTYSLTGFDIIAQRGYPVYNSSDPTVNPDNGSGGDTRNMFIIFNKYQAELRYPLVTNPGSTIYGLAFFEAANGWHDYKEYNPFKLRRSVGLGMRFYLPMFGLLGFDYGIGIDRLVPGQGLKNAGKFTFMLGFEPE; encoded by the coding sequence ATGCGTTTTTTTATATACAAAGTTTGTATTTTATCCATATTTTCTTTTGCGGTAAATCATGCCCTTGCCCAGGTAGATACAACACCGGTTACCTCGGTTGACCCGCGGTTGCAGGAATTTCTGCAATCCACCACGCCCCGGGAGTATGTCATTGCCGATATAAAGATCAAAGGGGCGACCAACCTGGACTCCTCCATTGTATTATCGGTTTCCGGCATCCAGAAAGGGCAGCAGTTTATGTACCCAGGATCGGATATCTTTTCACGGGCTATTCGCAATCTTTGGAAACAACAGCTTTTTGCAGATGTAAAAGTATATGTTACCCACGTCGATAATGAAAAAGTAAGCGTGGAAATACAGGTTACCGAACGTCCGCGTCTTGGCAACTTTAAATTTGAAGGTGTTAAAAAGACGGAGATCGAAGAACTGACCAAAAAAATCGGACTGGTAAAACAGCGCATCCTGTCAGAGAGCGTCCGTCAAAATATTTACCAGGTGGTAAAAACGTATTTTGAAGATAAAGGATACTACGATATTATCACTAACCTGGATGAATCAAAAGATCCGGTTTATCCCAATTCCACCTTCCTTACCATCAAAATCAATAAAGGCAAAAAAGTAAAGATCGATGAGGTGAACTTTTTTGGCAACGAAAGTGTGGACGCACTTAAGTTGAAAAAGCAAATGAAGGGCACCAAGGAACGCACCCGGATGTCTTTATACCCCTCTCAATATGTAAGTCCTTACGGCCCCCGGCAGGTATATAGTTTCAATGAATATATGAGCGACTGGGGTTTTCTTACCGGAACCAAAACGCTGAAAGTGCTGGATCCTTATTTCCGTTTTAAATTCTTCAGCTCCTCAAAATTCAATAATAAGAAATATGCGGAAGATAAAGAAAAAGTGATCAAGTACTTCAACTCAAAAGGATACCGCGATGCGCAGATCATCGCCGATACACAGGTCATCCGGAATAACCAGATGTATGTAGACCTGAAGGTAAATGAAGGGCATAAGTACTATTTTGGCGATATTACCTGGAAGGGAAACTCGAAGTTTTCCGATACCGTATTGAACAGCATTCTGGGCATTAATAAGGGGGATATTTATGACGCAACGGTACTGAATAAGAAGCTGGGACTGGAGCCCAGCCAAGATGTTTATGATATTACCACGCTGTATAATGATGACGGATATCTGTTCTTTAATGTAACGCCGGTAGAAACAAAGATCTACAACGATACCATCGACCATGAGATCCGGATTCAGGAAGGTCCTATTGCACGGATCAAGAATGTGGTGATCATGGGGAACGAGCGTACCAAGGATCACGTAATCCGCCGGGAACTGCGAACCATACCTGGAGAACTGTTCAGCCGTACCGATCTGATGCGTTCTATCAGGGAACTCAATGCGCTGAACTATTTTGAAACAGAATCCATAAATCCGCAGCCGGTACCCAACCAGGCCGACGGAACGGTAGATATCAACTGGAAGCTGAAGGAAAAATCTTCCGATCAGCTGGAGCTTTCTGCCGGATGGGGTGGCGGTATTGGTCTTACCGGAACCCTTGGTGTAACCTTTAATAACTTCTCTATCAGGAATATCTGGAAAAAAGAAGCCTGGGATCCGTTGCCTGTGGGTGATGGACAAAAACTGAGCCTTCGGGTACAATCGAACGGACGGGTATACCGCTCTTATAATTTTTCCTTTACTGAACCCTGGCTGGGCGGAAAAAAACGCACTTCACTGACCCTGGGTTATAATAATACCAAGTATAATGCATCTTTCTATGATCCGTATAGAAGTGGCGGGTACCGCTTTTCAAAAGATACCTCGCTTACCGTGAACGGGATCAGCGTAGGATTGGGTAAGGTGCTGAAATGGCCAGATGACTACTTTACGATCGGGTACACTGTTGCGTACACCCGTTATAAGGTTAAGAAAATGGGTTACCAGTATGGTCTTCCTTTTAATGATGGGGTGTCCAATAACCTGAGTTTCAAATTAAGCTTAAGCCGTTCTTCGGTATCAGATCCGATTTTCCCCAGAAGTGGTAGTGAGATCACTGCAAGCGTTCAGGCCACACCGCCCTACTCTGCGTTCAAATCTTCTGTAGCCATGGCGGATTCTGCCCAGTACAAAAATGTGGAATATCATAAATGGCGTTTTGGCGCACAATGGTATGTGCCGCTAGGCCGTCCTAAAGGAGAAGATAAGAACCGTCAGTTCGTGCTGAAGCTGGCCGCCAAATATGGTTTTATGGGCCGGTATAACAAAAACCTGAATTACTCTCCTTTCGAGCGCTTTCAGTTGGGAGATGCCGGTATGAGCAATACCTATTCATTAACCGGTTTCGATATCATTGCCCAGCGTGGTTACCCTGTTTATAACAGTTCGGATCCTACCGTAAACCCGGATAACGGCAGTGGCGGCGATACCCGCAATATGTTTATCATTTTTAACAAATACCAGGCAGAACTGCGCTACCCGCTGGTAACCAACCCGGGAAGTACGATTTATGGTCTTGCATTTTTTGAAGCAGCCAACGGCTGGCACGATTATAAGGAGTATAATCCATTCAAACTGCGCCGCAGCGTGGGTCTGGGTATGCGTTTTTACCTGCCGATGTTCGGGCTGCTCGGGTTTGACTATGGTATCGGTATTGACCGGCTGGTGCCAGGGCAGGGTTTGAAAAATGCTGGCAAGTTTACCTTTATGCTCGGATTTGAGCCGGAGTAA
- a CDS encoding isoprenyl transferase produces the protein MSDLAQQIDKNRLPRHIAIIMDGNGRWAQEQGQDRLFGHYHGVESVRDIVEGAAELGIEYLTLYAFSTENWDRPEYEVAGLMELLVSTIRKEAEVLHKNRIRLHVIGDMSMMPDHARKELNEALEMTAQNTGLNLVMALSYSGRWELLNAVKQVARDVQEGRLSVEAIGPDVLQQYLCTHNFPDPELMIRTSGEYRISNFLLYQLAYAELYFTEVRWPDFRKKNLYAAIIDYQSRERRFGKTSAQVT, from the coding sequence ATGTCAGATTTAGCACAGCAAATAGATAAAAATCGCCTGCCGCGCCATATTGCCATTATTATGGATGGTAACGGACGCTGGGCGCAGGAGCAGGGCCAGGACCGGCTTTTTGGTCATTATCACGGAGTGGAAAGTGTTCGGGATATCGTTGAAGGGGCTGCAGAACTGGGCATCGAATACCTAACCTTATACGCGTTCAGTACCGAAAACTGGGACCGGCCGGAATATGAAGTAGCAGGTCTGATGGAATTACTGGTATCTACCATCCGTAAAGAGGCTGAAGTGCTGCATAAGAACCGGATACGCCTGCATGTAATCGGAGATATGAGCATGATGCCGGATCATGCCCGGAAAGAACTAAATGAAGCGCTGGAAATGACCGCTCAGAACACCGGCCTGAACCTGGTCATGGCACTCAGCTACAGCGGGCGCTGGGAGCTGTTGAACGCGGTAAAGCAGGTGGCCCGCGATGTACAGGAAGGACGCCTGAGTGTGGAAGCGATCGGACCGGATGTACTGCAGCAATACCTCTGTACCCATAATTTTCCGGACCCGGAACTCATGATCCGCACGAGCGGAGAATACCGGATCAGCAACTTTTTGTTGTATCAGCTGGCCTATGCCGAGCTTTATTTTACCGAGGTTCGCTGGCCCGATTTCCGGAAAAAAAACCTGTATGCAGCCATTATTGATTACCAGAGCCGGGAAAGAAGATTTGGGAAAACATCGGCGCAGGTAACGTAA
- a CDS encoding aspartate-semialdehyde dehydrogenase, translated as MRVAVVGATGLVGTKMLQVLAERNFPVSELIPVASAKSVGKEVEFKGTKYKVVGMEEAIAAKPNVALFSAGGGTSTEWAPKFAAAGITVVDNSSAWRMDPKVPLVVPEINADVLTSNDKIIANPNCSTIQMVVALAPLHKAYHAQRIVVSTYQSVTGTGVKAVSQLKGERLKEVAGKEEGYEMAYKYPIDLNVIPQIDVFLDNGYTKEEMKMVNETKKIMRDDSIRVTATTVRIPVMGGHSEAVNIEFEKDFDLAEVRHLLETAPGVIVTDDLANQHYPMPMDAHEKDEVFVGRIRRDESQPNTLNLWVVSDNLRKGAATNAVQIAEYLAANNLI; from the coding sequence ATGAGAGTAGCCGTAGTGGGCGCCACTGGTTTGGTAGGCACCAAAATGTTACAGGTCTTGGCCGAAAGAAATTTTCCAGTATCGGAACTGATCCCCGTTGCTTCAGCAAAAAGCGTGGGAAAAGAAGTGGAGTTTAAAGGCACCAAATATAAAGTGGTAGGCATGGAGGAAGCCATTGCTGCAAAACCCAATGTGGCCCTGTTTTCGGCAGGCGGTGGCACTTCTACGGAATGGGCTCCAAAATTTGCGGCAGCCGGAATTACGGTGGTAGACAATTCTTCAGCCTGGCGCATGGATCCGAAAGTGCCGCTGGTGGTACCGGAGATCAATGCAGATGTGCTCACCAGCAATGATAAGATCATTGCAAACCCCAACTGTTCTACTATACAAATGGTGGTGGCGCTGGCCCCGCTGCACAAAGCGTACCATGCACAGCGCATCGTTGTATCTACTTACCAAAGTGTTACCGGAACCGGCGTTAAAGCGGTAAGCCAGCTTAAAGGAGAACGGCTGAAAGAGGTAGCAGGCAAAGAAGAGGGTTATGAAATGGCTTATAAATATCCGATCGACCTGAATGTAATCCCCCAGATCGATGTGTTCCTGGATAACGGTTATACCAAAGAAGAAATGAAAATGGTAAATGAAACCAAAAAAATCATGCGGGATGATTCTATCCGGGTTACAGCCACTACCGTACGCATCCCGGTAATGGGCGGGCATAGCGAAGCGGTGAATATTGAGTTTGAAAAAGATTTTGACCTGGCAGAAGTACGTCATTTGCTGGAAACAGCGCCGGGCGTTATTGTAACCGACGATTTGGCCAACCAGCATTATCCCATGCCAATGGATGCCCATGAAAAAGACGAGGTTTTTGTGGGCCGGATCCGCAGGGATGAATCGCAGCCCAATACCCTGAATCTTTGGGTAGTGAGCGATAATTTGCGCAAAGGAGCCGCCACCAATGCAGTTCAGATTGCTGAATACCTGGCTGCAAATAACCTGATATAG
- a CDS encoding PfkB family carbohydrate kinase, translated as MSVITVGTMAFDAIETPFGKANKIVGGSATYAAYAASYFVKPVQQISIIGYDFPDEELKSLAARGVQLEGVEKVSNKKSFFWKGLYHEDMNTRDTLVTDLNVLEDFDPKIPDSYQGAEFLMLGNLMPKLQLSVIDQLKQKPKLIVLDTMNFWMETAMPDLETVLNRVDLLMVNDSEARELTHQYSLVKAAKKIREMGPKYLIIKKGENGALLFYEDKVFFAPAFPLEDVFDPTGAGDTFAGGFIGYLAKTGDISFNNMKKAIIVGSAMASFCVEKFGNTRLKELTTEELNNRIQLFRELTSFETELGLDL; from the coding sequence ATGTCTGTGATTACAGTGGGCACCATGGCCTTTGATGCTATTGAAACTCCTTTTGGAAAAGCAAATAAAATTGTGGGCGGTTCGGCCACTTATGCGGCTTATGCGGCCAGCTACTTTGTAAAACCCGTTCAGCAAATATCCATTATCGGGTACGATTTCCCGGATGAAGAGCTCAAGTCGCTAGCCGCCAGGGGGGTACAGCTGGAGGGTGTGGAAAAAGTGTCCAACAAGAAATCCTTCTTCTGGAAAGGTCTCTATCATGAAGACATGAATACCCGTGATACCCTGGTAACGGACCTGAATGTGCTGGAAGATTTTGATCCAAAGATTCCGGACAGCTACCAGGGAGCGGAGTTTCTGATGCTGGGCAACCTGATGCCAAAACTGCAGCTCAGTGTGATTGATCAACTGAAGCAAAAGCCTAAACTGATTGTGCTGGATACCATGAACTTCTGGATGGAAACAGCGATGCCGGATCTTGAAACGGTTTTGAATCGGGTGGATCTTTTAATGGTAAATGATTCCGAAGCCCGGGAGCTCACCCATCAGTATTCTCTGGTAAAAGCGGCCAAAAAGATCCGTGAAATGGGGCCGAAATACCTGATTATTAAAAAAGGAGAAAACGGCGCCCTGCTGTTTTATGAAGATAAAGTGTTCTTTGCACCGGCCTTTCCGCTGGAAGATGTGTTTGATCCCACCGGTGCGGGCGACACGTTTGCAGGCGGATTTATAGGATACCTGGCAAAAACCGGCGATATCAGCTTCAATAACATGAAAAAAGCCATCATTGTGGGTTCGGCAATGGCCAGTTTCTGCGTGGAAAAATTCGGTAATACACGCCTCAAAGAGCTGACTACCGAGGAGTTAAACAACCGGATTCAGCTATTCCGGGAGCTCACCAGCTTTGAAACGGAATTAGGGTTAGACCTATAA
- a CDS encoding TetR/AcrR family transcriptional regulator — translation MATTTRKRSSKKEEILKTAARMFREKGYAGTSMRDLAEKIGIEAASLYNHIHSKSEILEEIIFSIARDCREQLDNMDPAGTSLQKIESLIRFHTKMMIDHFESYSVMVSEWMHLDEEKLGEFVSERRRYVKKIESIVQQGIDNKEFKPVLPYVVVLNILSSVRGLEFWQKSAKTHSAEIMEENMVQHLIGGLKL, via the coding sequence ATGGCTACCACAACACGTAAACGATCATCCAAAAAGGAAGAAATTCTTAAAACAGCTGCGCGGATGTTCCGGGAAAAAGGATATGCCGGTACTTCCATGCGTGACCTTGCCGAAAAAATAGGCATCGAAGCTGCCAGTCTTTATAATCATATCCATTCCAAAAGTGAGATCCTGGAGGAGATCATTTTTTCGATCGCGCGTGACTGCCGGGAACAGCTTGATAATATGGATCCGGCGGGTACTTCACTGCAGAAAATTGAATCGCTGATCCGTTTTCATACCAAAATGATGATTGATCATTTTGAATCCTATTCTGTAATGGTAAGTGAATGGATGCACCTGGACGAAGAAAAGCTGGGCGAATTTGTAAGCGAACGTCGCCGCTATGTAAAAAAAATAGAATCGATTGTACAACAGGGCATTGACAATAAGGAGTTCAAACCCGTACTGCCTTATGTAGTGGTACTGAACATCCTGTCTTCCGTTCGCGGCCTGGAATTCTGGCAGAAAAGCGCCAAAACCCATAGCGCAGAAATCATGGAAGAAAATATGGTACAGCACCTGATCGGGGGGCTGAAGCTCTGA
- a CDS encoding 3-hydroxyacyl-ACP dehydratase → MLNNDLYTITAFENNTGAVAASILLNTAHPIFEGHFPGQPVLPGVCMMQIVKEITEEATGKKLFLGDAAQCKFLSMVDPRETPELRVTVDYKQPDKNQLAITAVLKSEAAIFFKMSASLSIL, encoded by the coding sequence ATGCTGAATAATGATCTGTATACGATAACCGCTTTTGAAAATAATACGGGTGCTGTAGCTGCATCCATCCTTCTGAATACTGCACATCCGATCTTTGAAGGACATTTTCCGGGACAACCGGTACTGCCGGGGGTTTGCATGATGCAGATCGTAAAAGAAATTACCGAAGAAGCAACAGGAAAAAAACTGTTCCTGGGCGATGCGGCTCAATGCAAATTTTTATCAATGGTAGATCCCCGGGAAACGCCGGAACTAAGGGTGACAGTCGATTATAAGCAACCTGATAAAAACCAGTTGGCCATTACCGCTGTATTAAAAAGTGAAGCAGCTATTTTTTTTAAGATGAGTGCCAGCCTGTCGATACTCTGA
- a CDS encoding LolA family protein: MRKLFFILLLTGMAVSGFAQYKPAGNEAAVKARFGAAARQINSIASDFTQVKTLSLLSEKVTSKGKFYFKKNNLVRMEYTTPYQYLMVINGSKVSIKDGQKTNKMSAGSSKMFQQANQLMMDCAKGTVFDNPNFSVKLLENGSSYLADMTPVTREMKALFKSVKVILQKSNFLVSQVQMVDNRGDNTVISYSGQQLNTALPDALFTIR, from the coding sequence ATGCGTAAACTTTTTTTTATCCTGTTGTTAACAGGCATGGCTGTCAGCGGCTTTGCCCAATATAAGCCCGCCGGCAATGAAGCGGCTGTTAAAGCACGGTTTGGCGCAGCGGCACGGCAAATAAACAGTATTGCCAGCGATTTTACCCAGGTGAAAACCTTGAGCCTGCTTTCCGAGAAAGTAACCTCAAAGGGAAAGTTCTATTTTAAAAAGAACAATCTGGTGCGGATGGAATATACGACTCCCTACCAATACCTGATGGTGATCAATGGTAGCAAGGTTAGCATCAAGGACGGGCAGAAAACCAACAAAATGTCGGCAGGCTCCAGCAAAATGTTCCAACAGGCCAACCAGCTGATGATGGATTGTGCAAAAGGAACTGTTTTCGACAACCCGAATTTTTCAGTGAAGCTGCTGGAAAACGGCAGCAGTTACCTGGCCGATATGACGCCCGTAACCAGGGAGATGAAGGCGCTTTTTAAGTCGGTGAAAGTGATCCTGCAAAAATCAAATTTTCTGGTAAGCCAGGTACAAATGGTGGATAACCGGGGCGATAATACGGTCATCAGTTACTCTGGTCAACAATTAAATACCGCTCTTCCGGATGCGCTTTTTACTATTCGTTAA
- a CDS encoding polysaccharide deacetylase family protein encodes MLNFRNTTVVFFLLLAAFTYLQLQQEWPWYGYFILVTIYALLLFYGSFYIGSNFYMPVVCNGITGKKQIAISFDDGPLEKYTPEVLAILKAQQVPATFFCIGYRAAEHEALFKQVLAEGHIVGNHSYYHDFWFDMHGSKRMIAELQQMQDLVHHITGKQMKWFRPPYGVTNPNVRKAAQALGYTAIGWNVRSLDTMIKDERKLLQKIKKELKPGAVFLFHDTSHATVHILPTFLTFVKAEGYDIVPLDKLINLHPYA; translated from the coding sequence ATGTTAAATTTCAGAAATACCACGGTTGTTTTTTTTCTCCTGCTAGCCGCGTTTACCTATCTCCAGCTGCAGCAGGAATGGCCCTGGTATGGGTATTTTATACTGGTTACCATATACGCGCTTCTGTTGTTTTACGGCAGCTTTTATATCGGCTCCAATTTTTATATGCCGGTGGTTTGCAACGGAATAACCGGTAAAAAGCAGATAGCCATCAGTTTCGATGACGGTCCTCTGGAAAAATATACACCGGAGGTGCTGGCCATCCTGAAAGCACAACAGGTGCCCGCAACTTTTTTTTGCATCGGTTACCGGGCGGCGGAACATGAGGCGCTGTTTAAGCAGGTCCTTGCAGAAGGGCATATCGTAGGCAATCATTCTTATTATCACGATTTCTGGTTTGATATGCACGGCTCAAAAAGAATGATTGCCGAGTTGCAACAAATGCAAGACTTGGTGCATCATATAACCGGAAAACAAATGAAATGGTTCCGGCCGCCATACGGAGTTACCAATCCCAATGTGCGCAAGGCTGCACAAGCGTTGGGATATACAGCTATCGGCTGGAACGTGCGTTCCCTCGACACGATGATTAAGGATGAACGCAAATTGTTGCAGAAAATAAAAAAAGAACTGAAGCCCGGGGCCGTTTTTTTGTTTCATGATACCAGTCACGCGACAGTGCACATCCTTCCCACCTTTTTAACATTTGTTAAAGCGGAGGGGTACGACATTGTGCCGCTTGATAAATTGATAAATTTGCATCCTTATGCGTAA
- a CDS encoding beta-ketoacyl synthase N-terminal-like domain-containing protein yields the protein MYIQSAYAVSPQGSFNELLENPAPYRGDRLACKEPDYSKYIDPKLIRRMSRIIKMGAAAAMECLQQTGVTMPDAITTGTAYGCLADTDQFLTRMVEFKEELLSPTAFIQSTHNTVGAQIALMLKCHHYNNTYVHRGSSFEAALSDATGLIAEGEAKTVLVGGVDEIIEKSHAILSRFDLYKKEGDTATLIGDPGKGTMAGEGATFFLLNGNRTAGCLAKLDAAQHWYKPAAAAAILIEDFLKRNQVERGGIDLVITGNNGDARYDRQYEALLQSVFEGVPSIPYKQFCGEYPTSSAFALWMASMIVNTGKVPGAAAIAPPKRVLVFNNYKQLYPSLYLLSAC from the coding sequence TTGTACATTCAATCTGCATACGCCGTATCTCCGCAGGGCTCATTTAACGAGCTGTTGGAAAACCCTGCACCATACCGGGGCGACCGGCTGGCCTGTAAGGAGCCGGACTACTCAAAATATATTGATCCGAAGCTGATCCGGCGGATGAGCCGCATCATTAAAATGGGCGCCGCTGCGGCCATGGAATGTCTTCAGCAGACAGGTGTAACCATGCCCGATGCCATCACCACGGGCACTGCTTACGGCTGCCTGGCAGATACCGATCAGTTTCTGACCCGCATGGTGGAGTTTAAGGAAGAACTGTTATCGCCTACAGCATTTATTCAGTCTACCCACAACACCGTAGGTGCGCAGATTGCGCTGATGCTGAAATGCCATCACTACAATAATACCTACGTACATCGCGGCTCCTCTTTTGAAGCGGCTTTATCGGATGCTACCGGACTGATTGCGGAAGGGGAGGCAAAAACGGTACTGGTGGGTGGTGTAGACGAGATCATTGAGAAAAGTCATGCCATTTTAAGCCGGTTTGACCTGTATAAAAAAGAAGGCGATACTGCCACCCTCATCGGCGATCCCGGAAAAGGTACGATGGCGGGCGAAGGCGCAACTTTTTTCCTGCTCAACGGTAACCGGACGGCCGGGTGCCTGGCAAAGCTGGATGCAGCGCAGCATTGGTATAAGCCTGCTGCTGCAGCAGCCATACTGATAGAAGATTTTCTAAAAAGGAACCAGGTTGAGAGGGGAGGCATCGACCTGGTTATTACCGGGAATAATGGTGATGCCCGTTATGATAGGCAATATGAAGCCTTACTGCAATCGGTGTTTGAAGGCGTTCCTTCTATTCCCTACAAGCAATTCTGCGGTGAATATCCCACTTCCTCCGCCTTCGCGCTCTGGATGGCTTCGATGATCGTAAATACAGGTAAAGTGCCGGGTGCTGCGGCCATTGCTCCTCCCAAACGGGTACTGGTCTTTAATAATTACAAGCAGTTATACCCGTCGCTTTATTTATTGTCGGCATGTTAA